A section of the Thauera chlorobenzoica genome encodes:
- the hslU gene encoding ATP-dependent protease ATPase subunit HslU: protein MTQMTPPEIVSELDKHIVGQDKAKKAVAIALRNRWRRAQVDEPLRSEITPKNILMIGPTGVGKTEIARRLARLAHAPFIKIEATKFTEVGYVGRDVDTIIRDLMEIAVKDGRERAMKAVRDRALDAAEDRVLDALLPPARAVGFDAAAEPAPDSSTRQKFRKKLREGELDDKDIEIELAAPSMQAEIFAPPGMEELTQQIQGMFQNIGGGKKKQRKLKIREALKLLADEEAARMINDEEVKLDAVRAVEQNGIVFLDEVDKIAARSDAHGADVSRQGVQRDLLPLVEGTTISTKYGMIKTDHILFIASGAFHLAKPSDLIPELQGRFPIRVELGSLAVEDFERILTSTDACLTRQYQALLATDGVALEFTADGIRRLAEIAFQVNEKTENIGARRLYTVMEKLLEEISFEAGKSAALGKVVIDAGYVDGRLDLLAQREDLARYVL, encoded by the coding sequence GGACGAGCCGCTGAGGAGCGAGATCACCCCCAAGAACATCCTCATGATTGGCCCCACCGGCGTCGGCAAGACCGAGATCGCGCGCCGCCTCGCGCGCCTCGCCCATGCGCCCTTCATCAAGATCGAGGCGACCAAGTTCACCGAGGTCGGCTACGTCGGGCGCGACGTCGACACCATCATCCGCGACCTGATGGAAATCGCGGTCAAGGACGGCCGCGAGCGGGCGATGAAGGCGGTGCGCGACCGCGCGCTGGACGCCGCCGAAGACCGCGTCCTCGACGCCCTGCTGCCGCCGGCGCGCGCGGTCGGTTTCGATGCCGCGGCCGAACCGGCGCCGGATTCGTCCACCCGGCAGAAATTCCGCAAGAAGCTGCGCGAAGGCGAACTCGACGACAAGGACATCGAGATCGAGCTCGCTGCGCCCTCGATGCAGGCCGAGATCTTCGCCCCGCCGGGCATGGAGGAGCTCACCCAGCAGATCCAGGGCATGTTCCAGAACATCGGCGGGGGCAAGAAGAAGCAGCGCAAGCTCAAGATCCGCGAGGCCTTGAAGCTGCTCGCCGACGAAGAGGCCGCGCGCATGATCAACGACGAAGAGGTCAAGCTCGACGCGGTGCGCGCGGTCGAGCAGAACGGCATCGTGTTCCTCGACGAGGTCGACAAGATCGCCGCGCGCAGCGACGCCCACGGCGCCGACGTCTCCCGCCAGGGCGTGCAGCGCGACCTGCTGCCGCTGGTCGAAGGCACGACGATCTCGACCAAGTACGGCATGATCAAGACCGATCACATCCTGTTCATCGCCAGCGGCGCCTTCCATCTGGCCAAGCCTTCCGACCTCATCCCCGAGCTGCAGGGCCGCTTCCCGATCCGCGTCGAACTGGGCTCGCTGGCGGTGGAAGACTTCGAGCGCATCCTCACCAGCACCGACGCCTGCCTCACCCGCCAGTACCAGGCCCTGCTCGCCACCGACGGGGTGGCGCTCGAATTCACCGCCGACGGCATCCGCCGGCTGGCCGAGATCGCCTTCCAGGTCAACGAGAAGACCGAAAACATCGGCGCCCGCCGCCTGTACACGGTGATGGAAAAGCTCCTCGAGGAAATCTCGTTCGAAGCCGGCAAGAGCGCCGCCCTGGGCAAGGTCGTGATCGACGCCGGCTACGTGGACGGCCGCCTCGATCTGCTCGCCCAGCGCGAGGACCTGGCGCGCTACGTACTCTAA
- a CDS encoding pilin produces MKKMQQGFTLIELMIVVAIIGILAAVALPAYTDYTVRARVSEGLVVSSAAKTTVSENLTNGVAAANSCNGVTVGLVGKTTISCSSGVITASVAADSSTTVALTLRPTLVTTGAGGVTWACTTADTNFKYVPAECRTATPT; encoded by the coding sequence ATGAAGAAAATGCAACAGGGCTTCACCCTGATCGAACTGATGATCGTGGTGGCGATCATCGGGATTCTGGCGGCCGTGGCGCTGCCGGCGTATACCGATTACACGGTAAGAGCAAGAGTGTCGGAGGGGTTGGTAGTTTCGAGCGCTGCAAAAACAACGGTTTCTGAAAATCTTACTAATGGTGTCGCCGCTGCTAATTCGTGTAACGGCGTTACCGTTGGTCTTGTCGGAAAGACTACGATTAGTTGTTCTTCTGGCGTAATTACTGCTTCTGTTGCCGCGGATTCTAGTACAACTGTTGCTCTTACTCTCAGGCCAACATTGGTTACGACTGGTGCTGGTGGCGTCACATGGGCATGTACAACTGCTGACACAAACTTTAAATACGTTCCGGCAGAATGCCGTACAGCTACCCCGACGTAA
- a CDS encoding AEC family transporter: MLLRIVSILFPLFAITALGYFVGRRMKPDLAHANQLNMDVFVPALIFAALAGKTFELGAYLPLIAATALVVAGSGVAAWGLARATGIAPKTLVPPIMFNNCGNLGLPLAVLAFGDAALAPMVVIFMVSNLAHFSFGAWLLDHRARLHTVWRVPSVFATFLGVAVSLSGFEVWPPLLMAIRMLGEISIPLMLLGLGVRLADSRIGEIGIGVLGALARPLIGMALAWLVLQLIELPAREQAMLLVFGALPPAVLNFMFAERYRQEPAKVASMVLIGNLAAIAFLPLALALVLD, encoded by the coding sequence ATGCTGCTGCGAATCGTCTCCATCCTGTTCCCGCTGTTCGCGATCACCGCGCTCGGCTACTTCGTCGGTCGGCGCATGAAACCCGACCTGGCGCACGCCAACCAGCTCAACATGGACGTCTTCGTCCCCGCGCTGATCTTCGCTGCGCTTGCCGGCAAGACCTTCGAGCTTGGCGCCTACCTGCCGCTGATCGCCGCCACCGCGCTGGTGGTGGCGGGCTCGGGGGTGGCGGCGTGGGGGCTTGCGCGCGCCACCGGGATCGCGCCCAAGACGCTGGTGCCGCCGATCATGTTCAACAACTGCGGCAACCTCGGCCTGCCGCTCGCGGTGCTCGCCTTCGGCGACGCCGCGCTGGCGCCGATGGTGGTGATTTTCATGGTCTCCAACCTGGCGCATTTTTCCTTCGGCGCCTGGCTGCTCGACCACCGTGCGCGCCTGCACACGGTGTGGCGCGTGCCCTCGGTGTTCGCCACCTTCCTCGGGGTGGCGGTCAGCCTCAGCGGCTTCGAAGTGTGGCCGCCGCTGCTGATGGCGATCCGCATGCTGGGCGAGATCTCGATTCCGCTGATGCTGCTCGGCCTCGGCGTGCGCCTGGCCGACTCGCGCATCGGCGAAATCGGCATCGGCGTGCTCGGCGCGCTCGCCCGCCCGCTGATCGGGATGGCGCTGGCCTGGCTGGTGCTGCAGCTCATTGAGCTGCCCGCGCGCGAGCAGGCGATGCTGCTGGTGTTCGGCGCGCTGCCGCCGGCGGTGCTCAACTTCATGTTCGCCGAACGCTACCGCCAGGAGCCGGCCAAGGTCGCCTCGATGGTGTTGATCGGCAACCTCGCCGCGATCGCCTTCCTGCCCCTGGCGCTGGCCCTGGTGCTGGACTGA
- a CDS encoding SEL1-like repeat protein: protein MDAIRLDTAAALTGLSKRTLWRRLAGGALRAVDGAAGEATRVRLDEVLARSPLPLEAEARGMILDADRGAPAAQCELALLLLEHGWVTAALAWLEKAARQLDAEALYWLGRCTLAGTGIAADEAAGIEWLRQAARRGHVIAPQLMRHLQDPARPAQSPAELAAALDAIERAVVLQALHDTAAPG from the coding sequence ATGGACGCCATCCGCCTCGACACCGCCGCCGCCCTCACCGGCCTGAGCAAGCGCACGCTATGGCGGCGGCTGGCGGGCGGCGCGCTGCGCGCGGTGGACGGCGCGGCCGGCGAAGCCACCCGGGTGCGGCTCGACGAAGTGCTGGCGCGCTCGCCGCTGCCCCTGGAAGCAGAAGCGCGCGGCATGATCCTCGACGCCGACCGCGGCGCGCCGGCGGCGCAGTGCGAACTGGCGCTGCTGCTGCTGGAACACGGCTGGGTGACGGCGGCGCTGGCGTGGCTGGAGAAGGCCGCGCGCCAGCTCGACGCCGAGGCGCTGTACTGGCTGGGGCGGTGCACCCTGGCCGGCACCGGCATCGCCGCCGACGAGGCCGCGGGCATCGAATGGCTGCGCCAGGCGGCGCGCCGCGGCCACGTCATCGCCCCGCAGCTGATGCGCCACCTGCAGGACCCGGCACGGCCGGCGCAAAGCCCCGCGGAGCTGGCCGCGGCGCTCGATGCGATCGAGCGCGCGGTGGTGCTGCAGGCGCTGCACGACACCGCCGCGCCGGGCTGA